The Cognatishimia activa nucleotide sequence GTTGCTGCGTGACCTCTGTGAAGAGTGTGACGTGCCGGATGCTTTGGAACTGGCGAAAACCATGCATTTGCTGATCGAGGGCGCTACGACAGCGCATATGGCCCTAAATGATTTGGGAAACTTTGATCGTGCGAAACACATAGCGCAAGCTTTGCTCGCAGACGCGATGCGCAAGAACTGAAGAACGCGGCAACGCGAGCCCAAACTGCATTTGCGATCAAGGATCAATGCAAATCACCACAATTCACGGTGATGAAACACGGTTTATATCAGAAAAATGAGGATATCATGATTTCGGAGTCTCAGCTTCATCCAGACCTTAGTGATACCTTTCGGTTCTTGCCGGTGCTGCCATATTATCATCGCTCTATGATCCCGTTCGGTCGTACAATTTACAATGCTAGCTCGGGTACAAAAGTGGAATTTGGTGTTTCTGTTAAGGAATACTCAGTAGAGCACCTTTGTTTGCGTGTGTTTGAACCACTTACCGGCAGTAATGGTGCAGCTGTGCTTTGGATTCACGGTGGCGGCTTTGTCGCTGGCACGACCCAACAAGTGAACGACGTTGCATCGCGTTTCGCTAGGTGGCTGAGCGCAAGCATTGTGACGGTGGAGTACAGGTGGGCGCCTCGTGACCCATTCCCCGCTGCACTGGACGATGTTTTCCATGCTTGGCAGTGGATACTGGAGCAAGAAGTGTATGACAATGACCGGATTGCAATTCTAGGCCAAAGCGCTGGCGGAGGGCTGGCTGCTTCGCTGGTTCAACGAATTCACGATGAGGGTGGTCCTCAACCCGTCGCTCAGGTTCTTCATTATCCGATGCTTGATGATCGAACAGCTGCCAATCGTCAACTCGATAAAAACAAGTATAAGCTTTGGACAAATCACGTGAACCGAGTGGCTTGGAATGCCTATCTGGGAGGGCATGAAGCTGGAGCCACATCCTTACCGCAATACGCCTCGGCAGCGCGTCGTAAAGATTTGTCAGATTTGCCGCCAACATGGCTTGGCGTGGGCACTTTCGACCTATTTTACAAAGAGTCTAAGTCCTATGCGGAAAGGCTGGAGACCGCGGGTGTCGAAGTTGAAACCCACTATGTGCCAGGCGCACCGCATGTATTTGAGGTCATGGCATCGGATTGGAAAGGGTCCACAGGATTCTTGGAGGCAACGCGCCGTTTTCTCAAGCGTCACCTTCGGCCAGCTAAATCATAAAAATGAGAAGTGATCATCACTGGAATGTGGGCCCAACACAGCATTCCGGTGATGATATGAAGATGACTGCAAGGAGCAGTTTGCAGCTATTCCTTTTGAACAGGCTGCAACTTTGGACCATTTATCCACGATCCAATGCCAGACGTGCAAAACAAACCTCTTTAATATTGCAACGATATTGATCTTAGCTCTGAGTGAACCTTCGAGTACAAATTTCAGGCCCACTATTGTTGAGTTGCATTGCTGGAAACTCGCTAACGATTCGCTAAAATGGACGTTGGGCTCCGTAGAAGGCCTACATTTTCATCCTCATTTACCCTGACTTATCCCTTTGATCATCGGGGCCACGGTACGCTTGTTAAAGCATTTCAATCTCAAATTTGGATTTGCACCAGCTATCAAAGTCGCGGCACCAAACTCATCGCAGGAATGAGTGCGTAATCCGTTAGGGACGGCAAAATTCCATCTGTTTTCAAGGTGAAAACACTTTTCTAGTCAGGCGTGAAGCGATGAGGTGATCTCTTTTCACTCGAACCCTTGCAACATCGAACTGACTTTCATCATGGCAAACGAAGAATTCCGTTGGGTACAGCCTTATATTTATGACTTGCCAAAGGGAGACCGTTTGGTCTACCTAATGTGAGAATATACCAATCGGTCTACTCATTGCGCGAACAACGTGATCTCAAGTCGCTGATCAATTGAGACGATGTTTTCGTGATAGGCCAAGCCCAAAACGGGGCATCTGAACAAGAAGACTCGGTGGAGGTCAAGAATGAACGAGGAAACTGGAAATGACACCAACCGAGCCGAAGCAACCGTTTCTGCCAATCTTGATATCCATCTTGAAAGGTGGGCGTCGAGAGACGACGAAGCTTCGCTTACAGCACAATGACGGTTGAGTAGGTCCTGTTTGCTCAGTCGTTGCAGCATACAGCTAGTTTTCCGCCATCTCAAACACCCTGATCCCTAAGACAGAAGTCACCTCAATGCTTTCTAAACTCGTCAAACTCGTCCTCGCCATGGTAGTGCTCACGGTTATCTTCTTAGCCTCCAAAACGGCCTTTGCCGTGATTATGGCCCTGATCTTGTCGCTTGTGGCGCTCGCGCTTTGGGTCAAAGGTGGAGCGCAGTCCGCTGCAAGTTCGATTCCGACAAAGTTTGATGACACGCCCTTTCGCACGTACGAAGCTGTTGTGCCGGGCAGCCCGCTAAAGCTGCTACATTTCATTTCGGAGGCCAACGAGATCAACGTTTCCAGTTCGCTGGTTATGGGTGATCACGAACTCATTTGCTTTACAGCGCAGCCGACTAAGTATTCAGCAGAACGCCTTGCGGATGTGATCGAAGAAACCGGTCGCAAGTTAACCTATATCTATCTTGATCACGCCCATCTGGACCACTCTCAAGGAGCCACCGAGCTGCTTAAACGGTTCCCGGATGCCAAATGTGTTGCTGCCCCCCGCGTGGCACAACTGCAGCAACTCCGTATCGAAGCCGATGACAATATGGCACGCAAGCGTTACGGCGATAACGCTGCGGTGCCTTCGGTTAAGTTTGAGGCATGGGACACCGACAAGATCATGCTGGAAGGCCGTGAAATCCACCTTTGGCATGACCAATACGGCGACGTCGGCGTAGGCCATGAGGACGAACCGCACACAGTGGCCTATATCCCTGACCTCAAGGCATTGTTGCCAACCGACATATGCTATTTTGGCGGTCACGTTATGATGGGTGGCAGCACGCCAACCAGCCGCGCCAAAGTCAAAGAGCAGCTGCGCGAGTGGATGAAAATGGACCTAGAAGTCGTCATCCCCGGGCATATCCTGCGCAGCTGGAGTGCAGACCTGACACCTCAGGCAACCATGGAATACAGCCTTAAGTACATCGAGGACTATGAAGCCGCGCTGGAAACCTGCAAAACTGCTGACGAGGTCATCGCTAAGATGTTGGCCATCTACCCGAAGCAGGAACACGTTTCAGCTCTGTATCTGGGCACATATGTCCACTTCGAAGAGATGCACCGTCTTCTGTTCAATCCGCGCATCGAAAAGATCTTTGCGCTGATGCCCAAAGGGCTCTCCAAGTGGATCAACAAATCTATGTTCGCGGCTCGCGTGAAGGCCGCCAACCCCTAGCATTCGGCCCCCGTATCATCTTGGCACTTTCCCATTCTGTTGCGGTGAAACGGGACGAAATATTGCTGAACAGCGACAAGCGATCAAACTCAAACACCGCCGATGTATATCGAAAAACTAAGCATAAGACGGAGGAAAACATGCTTTTCAAAATGCTCAAAACAGGCGCTGCTCTCGCAGTGCTAGCAAGCGCCCCAGCATTCGCAGTTGCAGAGACTGCAGCGGGCAATGACGCCAATGACAAAACCAATATGGGTGCACTAGGCATCTCAAGCGATCTTCAGAGTGTAATTGCGAAATTTGCCACCGCACAAAAGGCGGAATTTGACCGCGAAACCACAGAAGCAGAGATTTCGAGCTGGTTTTTCGACGTTTACATTCCGACTTGGGTAGCCGTCGGTAATGGTGAGCTTGATCGTGGTCCGGAATTCGTTCTGGATTTTTGGAGCACGCCAATGTTCGTCACCGGCGACGAGCCTTATATGGCGCTTTGGCTGACCGAAGATAGCCATGTCGTCGAATTCCTTGCGATGCAGCACCGGTTCCTAAAAGCCAAGGGTTTCACACATACGCACGTCCCTGACAGCAAGGTTCGCGCGTACAATGGTTTGGGCGGCGCTGTTGAGGTGATCTGGTCACGTCGCGCAGCCGACAACAGCGAGATCCAGCGCTATGTCGTCCACTTCGAGGTCGCCAAAATGAATGGCACCTGGAAGATCATAGGCGGCCACACCCGCACCACCGACGCTGAAAAAGACGGCGATACAATCGACGGTGCTTGGGCACTGTAAAAGCTGTGAACGTAGCGCAGGTTCCCGATTTGATGGGTCGATTTCTGGAGGAGAAATCATGAGTTTTGAAGAAGTAATGATCCCCGCTGAGGGCGGGGTGGAACTTCACGCCTGGGTCTTTCGTCCAGAGGGTTTCGAAGGGCCACGTCCCGCCATCACAATGGCACATGGTTTTGGCGGTATAAAATATGTTGGCCTCAAAGCTTACGCGGAGTTGTTTGCGGAGCACGGTTATGTTGTCGTAGTACATGACCACCGCGGGTTCGGTTTTAGCGGCGGTGACATCCGCGGTGATATCGACCCTTGGCAACAGATCGCGGACTGGCGTCGTGTGATTTCTTATACAGAAGCGCTCGAAGAGGTTGACCCGACTCGGATAGGGCTCTGGGGATCAAGCTACGCTGGCGGGCACGCCTTTGTTCTTGGTGCAACCGACAGACGGTTGAAGGCGATCGTATCGCAGATCCCGACTATTAGTGGATATGAGCAGGGGTTGCGGCGCATTCCTGAAGAATTCCGGGCGATGGTCGAGGCGAAGTTCGATGCAGATGAACGCGCACAGCTAAATGGTGAGCCGCCGGCGATGCAATTGATGCTGAGTGCTGACCCTAACGTACCTGCGGTATATCACTCTCAGGATGCGATTGATTTGATTGGTCAGTTTGAATACCCGGAAGGGATTTCGACGGACGAATTTGTGACCGTCCGCTCTAGCCGCCGCGCGATGATGTATGAGCCAGGTGCTTGGGTTCCGAGGGTCTCTCCGACGCCAGTACTAATGGTGGTTGCATCTCAGGACACTGTAACTCCAACAGAAATGCAGCTCGAGGCTTATGAAAAGTTGCACGAGCCGAAGCGGTTGGAACTGTATGAAGGCGGGCATTTCGATGCCTACGTCAATCAGTTTGAAAAGACCAGTGGGGCTGCGTTGAAGTGGTTCCTTGAGCACTTAGCGCCATAACTTAGGTAACACACAAAATTGATGCCTTTTAGGCATTGCAACCGCAACCACCGTATCACCGGAGGTTGCGGACTGGAGGAGATTTGGCCCCACTTCACTCGGCTGAATGGTGCCCAACGGTCATAGAATGCCGGACGCACACTTGGCACGGAATGGTGCTTAAGGTGAACTCGATGAAGGTCGTTCTCGGTTCATCTTTTGAGGGGGCAACTGTTTTGGTGCGCCGTACGGCACGCCAATAGAGGTCTGCCTATCCGACTAGTTTCTTCTCCAAAATCAAACCTTCTAAATAAAGGGACAACTGAAGATGAAAAAAACGATTATGGCAGCTACGGCACTGACGTTTGTCGCTGGATCATCCATTGCAGGCGGCATTGACCGCTCTGGACAGGGTATCAATCTGTTGTTTGAAGAGGGCACAGTTGCACAGACCAGCTTCGCTCGCGTCGATCCAAACATGACTGGTACATTTGGGGGGACCGAATCCGGTGATATGGCACGCGCATATAATTCGCCCGGTCTTGGTTTCAAAATGGATCTCAACGATTCCGTTGGTGTTGCGCTGCTCTATGAACAGCCTTTCGGCGCCGATGTTCTATATGCACCTGACTATGCATTGAGTGACCCAAGCAACGCGGATCAGGCCGGCGGACAGGCAGATTTGCACTCATTAACGGCACTGCTGCGCTACAAAATGCAAAACGGATTTAGCGTCTACGGTGGCCTTCGTGCCCAGAGTTTGAATGTAGATATTGCCCTGCCTGCTGTGCCCTACAGTGTTGAATCAAACACCCAAACTGATCTCGGGTACGTTGTGGGTGCGGCATGGGAGAAACCCGAAATCGCGGCTCGTGTTGCGTTAACCTACAATTCCAAAATCAAGCATGATTTGACCGTGATTGACGTGGTGGGGGGAGTAACACAACCGCCGTCTGCAGCATCTGTTGAAACACCGCAATCGGTGAACCTAGACTTTCAAACAGGGGTCGCACCCAACACCTTGGTCTTTGGCACAATTCGTTGGGCGGAATGGTCGAAGTTTTCTTATGCTCCGCCAAATTACCCACGCGGAACACTTCTCCAATTCAAAAACAACTCGACTACCTATTCTTTAGGCGTCGGCCGACGCTTCTCTGAAGCGTTTTCCGGTGCAATTACTGTTGGTTATGAAAAAGCCAATGGTGACACTGTTTCCGATTTGGGGCCGGCGGATGGCGCCAAGAGTATAGGTTTGGCTGGAACTTATACCCGAGGAAACACTAAATTCTCTGCGGGTGTCCGCTACGTGAAACTTGGCGACGCTACCACTAACGCTGGTGCAAGATTTACCGACAACGATGGTTGGGTGGTTGGTTTTCAAGTCACCCACAAGTTCAACTAAACCAAGCTTAGACAAGTTGTCTCACGTCAGCGCCAATGGGACAGTTTAAGTTGATTTGATAAGAGCGGGTTTCTGGCACATCGTAACCATCTAGAAGTTGAGATGAGTCAGAAACCCGGAACCCGCCAGAGGCTGAGCCTCCCCATCAGAACTTCAACCTGCCGTAACTTCGAGACAATCTCCTCGGGCTTCGGTCGCTTGTTTGTCATTCTTGGTCCTCCGTTTCCTAAACATAGCGGTGGACCAGTTCAGATGGGGAGGCTCACTGAAATTCACATAAATTGCACACGGATTTTGTGTACGATTTGTGTACGAATGCAGGATCGCTAGATCTTGTGTGTGGGTTCTTAATTTTTGGGAAATTGCACTATATATTGGAGGCGAGTACCGGAATCGAACCGGTGTACACGGATTTGCAATCCGCTGCGTCACCACTCCGCCAACTCGCCGCCGTCGTGGTAGGGCGGCAATAACTGATCTATTCTGCGCCTGCAAGAGCCAACCTTGTCATTTCCACGTCTGCGCCGTTGCTGTCTTGAAAATATTGTGGCAAGACGGATTTAGCGAAATCTGAACGAATGAGTTTAGTTATGTCCGACTACGCCTCACGCCGCACCGCCATGGTGGATACACAAGTCCGTCCTTCTGATGTGACCAAATTCCCAATCATCGAAGCGATGCTGACTGTCCCCCGTGAAAACTTTGTTCCACCTCATTTGCGTGAAGCGGCCTATTTGGGGAACAATCTGGAGCTCGAAGATGGCCGAGTTGTTTTGGAGCCAAGAACCTTGGCGAAGATGCTTGATGCGCTCGCAATCCAAAACACAGAGATGGTTTTGGATATTGGCTGTTTGCATGGCTACTCCTCTGCAGTGATAGCAAGGATGGCAGAGGCCGTTGTAGCGGTTGAAGACGACACGCATCGCGCGCAGGAAGCGCAGTCTGCGTTGACAGAACTGCACTATGATAATGTCGTTGTTCAGGAAGGTGAGCTGGCTGAAGGTGCCGCCGAACATGGCCCCTACGATGTGATTATATTGCAGGGTGGGGTTGAAAAACTGCCCGAAGTCTTGATCGACCAGTTGAAAATCGGCGGGCGGATCGCATGTTTGTTCATGGATGGAAATCTGGGTGATGTGCGGCTGGGTCAGAAGTCTGAAGCCGGAGTAACCTGGCGATCAATTTTTAATGCTGGCGCGCCGGTCTTGCCCGGATTTGAACGCGAAAGAGCATTTCAACTATAAATATAGGCGGCTCGGAGGGTCGCCGTGTTGCCTGAGGGATGTGCAATATGGGTATCAAGAGCGTTTTTCTTTCTGCAGCAATGGCGGTTTCGGTCCTTGGGGTCACAACTCAGGCATCGCTTGCAGAAACTTTGGCGGATGCCATGGCGGGGGCCTACACACACAGCGGTTTGCTAGAGCAGAACCGGGCCCTGCTGCGTGTGGCTGATGAAAATGTAGCGCAGGCGACAGCGTCTTTACGCCCGATCCTGAGCTGGTCTTCAGAACTACGTAGAACCTTTTCAGACCCGTCTTCTGCCGTAAATGGCACGTCAGCAAACCTTGGTTTGAACCTGTCTTGGACATTGGTTGACAATGGCTCAAAGAAGCTTGCACGCGAGCGTTTGAAGCAGACAGTGTTGGCAACACGTGAATCTCTGGTGGCTGTAGAACAAAACGTTCTTCTCGCCGCTGTCAGGGCATTTATGGATGTGCGACGCGACAGCGAGATCGTGGCGCTGCGTCAGAACAACCTGCGTGTTATTACGCGTGAGCTGCGTGCTGCTGAAGATCGTTTTGATGTTGGTGAGGTCACTCGGACGGATGTGGCCCTCGCGCAGGCACGTTTGGCTGGCGCGCGCGCAGAACTTGCGGTCGCGCAAGGCAATCTCATGGCTTCAAATGCAGCTTATGCTGCAGCAGTTGGCCGCAAACCGAGTCAGCTGACGCCCCCAAGCCGTTTGCCAAGCGTTGCAAAAACTGTTGCCGCCGCAGAAGCAGTGGCTGTTCGCAGTCACCCGGATATGAAAGCGGCACAGTTTCAGGTGGCTGCTGCGGACATTGGAATCAAAGAAGCGGATGTCTCTGTCATTCCATCTGTTGATCTGAGCGCAGGTGTCTCACGTCAGAACTTTCTAAGCGGTGGTACAGGCGACAGATCGTCGGGCAGCGTCAGCATTATTGCGGGTGGGCCGATTTATAGCGGTGGTGCGATTGCATCTGCATCTCGCCAAGCCATTGCAAACCGGGATGCCGCACGTGGTGGCCTGCACGCAACACGCCACACGATTCGCCAGAGTGTTGGATTTGCATGGGCGCAACTCCTGGCTGCGCGAGCACAACGGGTGGCAAGTGGCCAGCAGATCAAAGCGTCTCAGGTTGCCTTTGAAGGTGTGCGTGAGGAAGCGAAGCTCGGTTCTCGGACGACTCTGGACGTGCTGAACGCCGAGCAGGAGTTGCTGGATGCGCGCGCAAATCAGATCACCGCGCAAAGTGCAGAATTCACCGCAGCCTATTCTTTGTTGGCTTCTATGGGTCTTTTGACTGTTGATCACCTAAATCTGGCAGTCGAAAAATATGATCCCGAAGCCTACTACAATCAGGTGCAGTCTGCCCCCGCAGCGCTCAGTAAACGCGGTCAGCAGCTCGACAAAGTTCTGCGACGTATCGGAAAAGAATAACATTTTTTTCTATCTGTTGTCTGCCACGACCTTCGCCGCTAAACTTAGCGGCGAGGTAGAGTGGTGACTAAAATGTCTGATCCAGTAAAAAATGCAGAGATCGAGGATGTGCTTTCTTCGATCCGTCGTTTGGTTTCCGAAAATCACGTTGATGCCTCGCGCAATGTGGCCAAGCCGGAGCCGAAGGTAGAAGAGGCCACTGAGGAGGCTTCGGCGCAACCAGCTGCATCTGACCGGCTTGTTCTGTCACCTTCGCTGCGCGTAGAAGAAAAACGCGAAGAGCTGCGCCAAGAAATGACCTCGCCGGTGGAGAACACACCCTTCGCCAACAGCCTCAAGGAAGACATTCTTCCGCTACGTGAGACCCTGCCGAGCTTTTTACAACAGCGTCTTGATCCACTTGAGGAGCCTGAAGACACCGTCGAAGACATAACATCAGCTGTTCAGGACGTAGAGACGGATGACAAACCGCTGAGCTTTGTGCATGAAGGTCAAGAGATCGAAGAGGTTAATGCCGAGGAAGAGCAAGGCAACACTCTGCAGTTTCCAGCACCTGAAGAGCTTACCTTTGAATCTGCGCGCGAATCCGATCCTACCGCTGAGGCTGTGCCAGAACCGCTTGAAAAAGTGGCTGAGGACACGCGACCTTGGGAGATCGAAGGCGAACGGCTGGCAGAGTGGCATAGTGTGCGTGCAGAGACTTCCGACCATTTCGAGCCTGATGGCCCCGAAGACGGTGACAATGCTGGCACGCCGGTAGCGACGCTGAACTGGGAAGACCACGACATCGAAGATGCAGAGGTCGAAGAGGTCATTCCAGTAAAACCGACTTCAGAAACGATTGATCCCGTAGCAGAGCAGATCGCCGAAGCTGTTGTCGAGGACATCGCGCCCAGTGAAGACACCATTGACGCCCAGCAGTATGACGCCGTGCTCGATGAAGAAATGTTGCGCGAGCTGGTTGGCGAGATTGTACGCCAGGAGCTGCAAGGCCCCCTTGGGGAGCGTATTACGCGCAACGTGCGCAAACTTGTTCGTCGCGAAATCAACCGCGCCCTGACTGCGCGGAATTTCAACGACGGCTAAGTTGAGCGCAGGATGAACACGCCCGCACACCTTTTGATCGGCTGGGCGGCCTTTGGGCGCAAACATCCAGAGAGACTTGCATTTGCAGCGCTGATTGGTGCCTTACTGCCAGACCTGTCTCTATATGTTTTAGCTGGGACGTCGCTTTTTCTGCTTGATATCTCGCCTTCGATTGTGTTTGGGGAACTCTATTTCTCGGACCTTTGGCAAACGATCTTTGCCATCGACAATTCCTTTATCGTCTGGGGCGTTTTGCTCGCGCTCGCCATTGCCTTCAAAAGAGACTGGGGCATTGCGCTTTGCGGCGCAGCGCTTTTGCACCTGGCGTTGGATCTGCCGCTGCATCACGATGATGGTAGGGCGCATTTCTGGCCGGTTTCGAATTGGATATTTGAAAGCCCAGTAAGTTACTGGGATCACCGACATCATGCTGCGATAGTGGGGCCGTTGGAGCTCGCGCTGGCCGGTGGCTGCTGCATTGCCATTGTTGGTAAGCAAATTTGGCGTAAGGCATCCATACCTGTCGCATTGCTTCTTGCAATGGAAGCGGCCGTCGTCATTCCAGGATACTTCTGGAGTTTTGAATAAAAAAACGCGCGCCGCAGATGGCACGCGTTTTTTGCTTAATGGCAGCAGTATAGGCTTACGCCGCTTCGCTCTCCTGAGCAGCATTGCGACGTTCGCTTTCTTCACGAGAAAGCGCGACAGAGGTGCGAACACCTTTGCCAACGAAGTCCATCAGACCAGATACAACCCGTTCGTTCGGGTCGATACCCGCGCAAGACAGCACTTCGCGCCCATCGCGAGAGCGTGCCCAGCGAGCAATCTGTTCAGGGCCATTGCCGTACTTCTTGTCGTCAGCAATCGCATCGTCCAACGCGGCCAAGACGACCGCTGCAAAAAGTTTGCGAGCGCGGTTGCCCTGTTCGTTATTAAAAGCCGTGCCATCAACGAAATCTCTCATCTCGTCGTCCTTGTATTATTGGTCTTGTGTTTCTGGCGTGAGGGGGCTTATGACCTATTTTTATTGATTCGGGTACCCTGTTTTTGCATAGCTTTTATGCAAATGGTGCATGTCTCCGAACGACATAGGCCGTCTTGTCACCTGTCAACATGCGAGATATAGGTCTGAACAATCTCCGATCAACCTCTACGTCATGGTTTTGTCACAATGCCTAAAATCAACGGTAACGAAATTCGCCCCGGCAACGTGCTGGAACACAACGATGGTCTCTGGGCCGCAGTCAAGGTCGACCACGTAAAGCCCGGTAAAGGCGGCGCTTTTGCTCAGGTTGAACTAAAAAACCTGCGCAATGGGTCCAAACTCAATGAACGTTTCCGCAGCGCCGACAAAGTTGAGCGTGTGCGTTTGGAACAAAAAGACATGCAGTTCCTCTATGAAGACGACGGCATGCTGATCTTCATGGATACAGAGACCTACGATCAGGTTCAGGTCGCATCCGATCTGTTGGGCGACCGTCGTCCGTTCTTGCAGGATGGCATGACCATTGTTGTGGAATTCTACGAAGCAGAAGCATTGAACGCGACTGTGCCCCAGAAAGTAACCTGCAAGATTGTAGAGACCGAGCCTGTTGTGAAAGGCCAGACGGCAGCAAACTCGTTCAAACCAGCGATTCTGGATAATGGCGTGAAAGTCATGGTGCCGCCATTTGTTGGTCAGGACGAGATGATCATCGTCGATACCATTGCGATGGAATATTCTGAGCGCGCCTAATTACGTCGCTCTCTACTAAAAAATGAATAGACCGCTCGGTGCTCCGGGCGGTTTTCTTTTTGCCTGAACAAAACTTTACAGGAAGCTATGTCATCTGCAGACTGATGCCGTAGGAAGCGAGGAGGGGACCCATGTTTCGCTTAATGGCTTTGACTGTTTCGCATGTCGCAGCATTGGTAATTGGCTTTGGCCTAGGGATCTATTTTCTGCCTATTTTGACGGCCCCGGACAGTCCAGACTCTGCTGCCCTTGAAGAACAGGCCCAAGGGGCAATGTTTACCGGCGAATTCACAAGAGACTTGAAAGGTAGCGATTTTCTGCACTGGGGAGAGGGCACCATTAGCCTGACGCCCAATATGATTATCCATGAAGGGGCTTTGGCGCCGGGGCCGGACTATAAGCTCTACCTGACAGATGGCTTCGTGGAAAATGAAGAGGAATTCAACGCTCTCAAAGCCAATGCGGCCTTGGTCGGAGATGTGAAAACCTTTGGCGGCCTATTGCTTGATATCCCAGATGGGATCGACATTCACGCCTATGATACCGTCGTTATTTGGTGTGAGAGCTTTGGAGAATTCATCACCGCTGCGAAATACCAATAACGAATTAGTTGGTTGGAGACTGCAGTATAACCTTTGCGTCACCGGCCATCATATCGTCCTTTGCGCGGTCAAACCGCAGATAGGCCAACGCTGTGTTTCCTGATCGGCTGTGCAGGGTTCCCACAGGCTTACCATCACTTGTGATCGCTGTTCCCGGTTCTGCGTCGCCTTCGATAGTGACCGCGGCCAAGCCCTTACGAAGCTCAGTCTTGTGTTTCATTCGAGCGGTGACCTCCTGGCCCACATAGCAGCCTTTTCGGAAATCGACGCCGTTTATGCGTTCAAAACCCATCTCAAGAATATAGCTGTCTGGCCCCAATTCGGCTCCGGTCTGTGGGATTTTAGCCGCCACTTGAACCGCGACCCAATCGATGTTTTCGTCGGTTTGTGGGACTTCGCGATAGGCGCGCCAACCCAGTTGATCAGAGCGAGGGTCAGCAAAGCCATCTTCCGGCACCTCTCCAAGCCCGCGATGAACGTTCAGCTCGATTTCCTCTATCGCTACATCAGCCCGCAGCTTGTACATCGTCAGACGCATCTTCAGCATATCTGTCAGGGACGCATCCACATCCAGAAGGATGCCGCTTTCGTGCCGTGAAAGGAAAAAATCGGCCAAGTACTTGCCTTGAGGCGTCAGCAGCGCAGCATAAACCAAACCTTCGTCGATCTTATCAACGTCATTCGTCACCAGCCCCTGCAAGAAGTGGTGCGCGTCGTTGCCGGTTATCTTCAAAAGGCCGCGGGGCTCTGTCATAGCATAATCCTGTATTTCGCCTGTAACTTAATATAGACAGCGTTAAGCGGTGCAACAGGGGGAAGGAATGCGCGCGCCAATTTCTGTCGTGATACCGACGCTGAATGCCGAGGACAACTTGCCTGCAACTTTGCTCGCTTTGATGGAGGGCCTGTCGACTGGCGTGATCCGGGAAGTGGTCATCAGCGATGGCGGTAGTACAGACGCAACCCAGAAAATCGCAGAAGATGCCGGAGCTGTATTTGTCTCAG carries:
- a CDS encoding alpha/beta hydrolase — its product is MISESQLHPDLSDTFRFLPVLPYYHRSMIPFGRTIYNASSGTKVEFGVSVKEYSVEHLCLRVFEPLTGSNGAAVLWIHGGGFVAGTTQQVNDVASRFARWLSASIVTVEYRWAPRDPFPAALDDVFHAWQWILEQEVYDNDRIAILGQSAGGGLAASLVQRIHDEGGPQPVAQVLHYPMLDDRTAANRQLDKNKYKLWTNHVNRVAWNAYLGGHEAGATSLPQYASAARRKDLSDLPPTWLGVGTFDLFYKESKSYAERLETAGVEVETHYVPGAPHVFEVMASDWKGSTGFLEATRRFLKRHLRPAKS
- a CDS encoding alpha/beta hydrolase yields the protein MSFEEVMIPAEGGVELHAWVFRPEGFEGPRPAITMAHGFGGIKYVGLKAYAELFAEHGYVVVVHDHRGFGFSGGDIRGDIDPWQQIADWRRVISYTEALEEVDPTRIGLWGSSYAGGHAFVLGATDRRLKAIVSQIPTISGYEQGLRRIPEEFRAMVEAKFDADERAQLNGEPPAMQLMLSADPNVPAVYHSQDAIDLIGQFEYPEGISTDEFVTVRSSRRAMMYEPGAWVPRVSPTPVLMVVASQDTVTPTEMQLEAYEKLHEPKRLELYEGGHFDAYVNQFEKTSGAALKWFLEHLAP
- a CDS encoding transporter, yielding MKKTIMAATALTFVAGSSIAGGIDRSGQGINLLFEEGTVAQTSFARVDPNMTGTFGGTESGDMARAYNSPGLGFKMDLNDSVGVALLYEQPFGADVLYAPDYALSDPSNADQAGGQADLHSLTALLRYKMQNGFSVYGGLRAQSLNVDIALPAVPYSVESNTQTDLGYVVGAAWEKPEIAARVALTYNSKIKHDLTVIDVVGGVTQPPSAASVETPQSVNLDFQTGVAPNTLVFGTIRWAEWSKFSYAPPNYPRGTLLQFKNNSTTYSLGVGRRFSEAFSGAITVGYEKANGDTVSDLGPADGAKSIGLAGTYTRGNTKFSAGVRYVKLGDATTNAGARFTDNDGWVVGFQVTHKFN
- a CDS encoding protein-L-isoaspartate O-methyltransferase family protein — protein: MSDYASRRTAMVDTQVRPSDVTKFPIIEAMLTVPRENFVPPHLREAAYLGNNLELEDGRVVLEPRTLAKMLDALAIQNTEMVLDIGCLHGYSSAVIARMAEAVVAVEDDTHRAQEAQSALTELHYDNVVVQEGELAEGAAEHGPYDVIILQGGVEKLPEVLIDQLKIGGRIACLFMDGNLGDVRLGQKSEAGVTWRSIFNAGAPVLPGFERERAFQL
- a CDS encoding TolC family outer membrane protein, with translation MGIKSVFLSAAMAVSVLGVTTQASLAETLADAMAGAYTHSGLLEQNRALLRVADENVAQATASLRPILSWSSELRRTFSDPSSAVNGTSANLGLNLSWTLVDNGSKKLARERLKQTVLATRESLVAVEQNVLLAAVRAFMDVRRDSEIVALRQNNLRVITRELRAAEDRFDVGEVTRTDVALAQARLAGARAELAVAQGNLMASNAAYAAAVGRKPSQLTPPSRLPSVAKTVAAAEAVAVRSHPDMKAAQFQVAAADIGIKEADVSVIPSVDLSAGVSRQNFLSGGTGDRSSGSVSIIAGGPIYSGGAIASASRQAIANRDAARGGLHATRHTIRQSVGFAWAQLLAARAQRVASGQQIKASQVAFEGVREEAKLGSRTTLDVLNAEQELLDARANQITAQSAEFTAAYSLLASMGLLTVDHLNLAVEKYDPEAYYNQVQSAPAALSKRGQQLDKVLRRIGKE
- a CDS encoding cobalamin biosynthesis protein CobQ → MNTPAHLLIGWAAFGRKHPERLAFAALIGALLPDLSLYVLAGTSLFLLDISPSIVFGELYFSDLWQTIFAIDNSFIVWGVLLALAIAFKRDWGIALCGAALLHLALDLPLHHDDGRAHFWPVSNWIFESPVSYWDHRHHAAIVGPLELALAGGCCIAIVGKQIWRKASIPVALLLAMEAAVVIPGYFWSFE
- a CDS encoding DUF6280 family protein — translated: MRDFVDGTAFNNEQGNRARKLFAAVVLAALDDAIADDKKYGNGPEQIARWARSRDGREVLSCAGIDPNERVVSGLMDFVGKGVRTSVALSREESERRNAAQESEAA
- the efp gene encoding elongation factor P, whose translation is MPKINGNEIRPGNVLEHNDGLWAAVKVDHVKPGKGGAFAQVELKNLRNGSKLNERFRSADKVERVRLEQKDMQFLYEDDGMLIFMDTETYDQVQVASDLLGDRRPFLQDGMTIVVEFYEAEALNATVPQKVTCKIVETEPVVKGQTAANSFKPAILDNGVKVMVPPFVGQDEMIIVDTIAMEYSERA